ATTTAGTGCTAATGTATTTGATAAAATCAAATCCAAAGACAACATAATTATCTTTTTGTTTATAGTCTGTAATATAGATAATTTTACCTTTCACACTTCTACCGGTATATGAATATTTTTCAGGATTCCACTCATTTAAATAAATATAATCTCCTACTCGAAAATTTCTATCGTTCTTTCTTATTTCAAATTTCTTTTTTTATTGATTACGGATTCAAAATAAATGGAATTTATTTTTAGATTATGAACCATTCTACATCACCTTTTATAATGTCATTATTACTTAATAAATTTAATGAAATTATCATAAGATTCATTTTTATTACAAATATAAAATTGATTCATACATCTATACCCCTGTATAGCAAAATGACTGTGGCGCAACTTTTATATTTTTATCAAGCACCGATAAATCCAATGGGTGTTCATATTTTTTTAAATCTTTTATCTTAATAGCAAATCCTTTATCCCTTCCTTTAAAATATTCATTAAAATAAGTTTTTGATATTCCAGAATAATCTTTAGTTTGTTCCCAAAGTTCTTTGGGATCATCCATAATAATATCACCTATTTCAAACTCACCTACAACTTTTCCATAGGGTTTAGTAGCATAAACTATAATTGTGGAAATATCATTCCTTTTAAATATTACTTTTCTATATTCAAATCTCTTTTTTCCAGAAAATATTTTCTCCACAAATTCTGGCTTAATCGATAATATAACCTTCATTTACCTCACCTATCTCTATTATTTTTTTAAATCCTTCCTCCGATAATGGGATTACCATAACGTGTTCATTTCTATCCACTCCAACTTGTTCAATCAATTCTTTTCGAATAATTCTTTTCGGAAGAGCAAAGTTATATAACATTTTAATAATATAGGGATAT
The Irregularibacter muris DNA segment above includes these coding regions:
- a CDS encoding ASCH domain-containing protein, with translation MKVILSIKPEFVEKIFSGKKRFEYRKVIFKRNDISTIIVYATKPYGKVVGEFEIGDIIMDDPKELWEQTKDYSGISKTYFNEYFKGRDKGFAIKIKDLKKYEHPLDLSVLDKNIKVAPQSFCYTGV